A single region of the Solwaraspora sp. WMMD791 genome encodes:
- a CDS encoding endonuclease/exonuclease/phosphatase family protein gives MVWALVLPAAGWAVLRLVGWEGGPLVQLLAFTPYVAGWAVVPLAVAALTRRWWAAAVAGLVVAALAAAVLPRVVPDGVTAPADGTPVRVATANLLAGAADLSVLLELLRQERVDVLAMQEFTPAAEAELDRLGVTELLPYRRSDAEIGTTGSAVYSRWPIVDTGVRRNEGGFAQSYGTVRPPAGGPVLVESAHPMAPFALRTIPLWRADLAAQPQPDPQGPPRVLAGDFNSTLDHAALRRLIATGYVDAAAATGKGLVGTWPYDGAPIPPVTLDRVLVDQRIAVESVAVHGLPGSDHRMVVAALVLPAP, from the coding sequence CTGGTGTGGGCGCTGGTGCTGCCGGCGGCGGGGTGGGCGGTGCTCCGGTTGGTCGGGTGGGAGGGCGGGCCACTGGTGCAACTGCTCGCCTTCACTCCGTACGTCGCCGGCTGGGCGGTGGTGCCGTTGGCCGTGGCGGCGCTGACCCGGCGCTGGTGGGCGGCGGCCGTGGCGGGGCTCGTCGTGGCGGCGTTGGCCGCCGCGGTGCTGCCCCGGGTGGTGCCCGACGGGGTCACGGCGCCTGCCGACGGCACCCCGGTCCGGGTCGCGACGGCGAACCTGTTGGCCGGTGCGGCGGACCTGTCGGTGCTGCTGGAGCTGCTGCGCCAGGAGCGGGTGGACGTGCTGGCGATGCAGGAGTTCACCCCGGCGGCCGAGGCCGAACTGGACCGGCTCGGCGTCACCGAACTGCTGCCGTACCGCCGCTCCGACGCCGAGATCGGCACGACCGGTTCGGCCGTGTACTCCCGCTGGCCGATCGTCGACACCGGGGTACGGCGCAACGAGGGTGGCTTCGCCCAGTCCTACGGCACGGTCCGCCCGCCGGCCGGCGGGCCGGTGCTGGTCGAGTCGGCGCATCCGATGGCACCGTTCGCGTTGCGGACCATCCCGTTGTGGCGGGCCGATCTGGCCGCGCAGCCGCAGCCGGATCCGCAGGGCCCACCGCGTGTGCTGGCCGGTGACTTCAACTCGACGCTGGACCACGCGGCGCTACGCCGGTTGATCGCCACCGGCTACGTCGACGCGGCCGCCGCCACCGGCAAGGGGCTGGTCGGCACCTGGCCGTACGACGGGGCGCCGATCCCGCCGGTGACCCTGGACCGGGTGCTGGTGGACCAGCGGATCGCGGTGGAGTCGGTGGCGGTGCA